Sequence from the Corallococcus sp. EGB genome:
ACACGCGCGCATGTCCGGCGGCGAGTCTTCCCGCCCCGGCAACGTGAAGGCGCCCCTGGGCTCGCGCAAGAAGCAGGGCCGTCAGCCGCGCGCGAAGAAGAAGCCGGCCGCGAAGAAGGCTCCGGCGGGCGCCTCCCGGCGGAGGCGCTCATGAAGACCGTGCTCGTCGTGGACGATGAGCAGGACATCGCCGAGGCCATCCAGGCCATCCTGGAGGAGGAGCAGCTGCGCGTCGTCATCTGCGGCAACGGCCGCGAGGCCCTGGCCAGGCTCCAGGAGGAGAAACCCGACCTGGCCATCATCGACGTGATGATGCCGGTGATGAACGGCTACGAGACCATCGACGCCATCCGGCAGCGCGGTGGCCACCCCTTCCCCATCCTCGTCATGAGCGCCATCCAGCCGCCCAAGGCGAAGGCCGAGGAACAGCAGTGGGCCGGCTTCCTCAAGAAGCCCTTCTCCCTGCGCGACCTGGTGGACGCCGTGACACGGCTGACAACTTCGTAGGTCCCGCTCTCACTTTTTCAGCGCCAAGCATCCGCGCCAGGCAGGCAGCCGGCGCGGGGCTTCTGGTTGAAATCGAAACATCGCGCGCGCACAGTGGGTCCACCTGACGCGACGCATCCATGCACACTGAAGTCGAGACGACTCCCGCCCGAGAGCCGGGCCTGTTCCGGCTCACCTGGCCCATCTTCTTCGAAATCTTCCTCTTCATGCTGATGGGCACGGCGGACACGCTGATGCTCAGCGGCGTGTCGGACGCCGCGGTGTCCGCGGTGGGAGTGGTCAACCAATACGTCTTCATCTGCATCCTGGTGATGGAGGTGGTGAGCCACGGCGCGTCCATCGTCGTTTCGCAATACCTCGGTGCGAAGCGCAACGCGGAGGCGGCGCGCATCGCGGCGCAGGCCATCACGATGAACTTCCTCCTGGGCCTGACGGTGAGCGGCGGACTGCTGTTGTCCGCGGACGCCATCCTGGGGCGGATGAACCTGGAGCCCGGGACGCTCGCGTACGCGAGCACCTACTGGCACATCGCGGGCGGATTCCTCTTCCTTCAGGCGCTCATCAACGTCTTCTCCAGCCTCATCCGCACGTACGGCTTCACGCGGCAGTCCATGTACGTGGCCATGGGCATGAACGTGGTGCACGTGATGGGCAACTGGGTGCTCATCTTCGGGCACTTCGGCTTCCGGGCGCACGGCGTGGCGGGCGCGGCCATGTCCACCGTCTTCAGCCGCGCGGTGGCGGTGGGCGTCTTCGGGTGGATGCTCTGGCGGGTGATGGACGTGAAGATGCAGCCCACGCACTTCGTGGCGCTGACGCGCGAGTACGTGCGCAAGATCCTGCGCGTGGGCGTGCCGTCCGCGGTGGAGCAGATGACGTACCACGCGTGCCAGACGGTGTTCCTGTACTACGTGACGTACCTGGGCCCGGTGGCGCTGGCGTCGCGGCAGTACGCCAACGCGATGTCCCAGTACGTGTTCCTGTGCAGCCTGGCCATTGGCATGGGCACGTCCATCCTCGTGGGCCGGCTGGTGGGGGCGAAGCGCTCACAGGACGCGTACGCGCGGGTGCTCAAGAGCCTCAAGTGGAGCATCGGCATCACGGTGGCGGTGGACGTGACGGCCATCCTCCTGCGTGAGCCGCTCATCCGCGTCTTCACGCAGGACGTGGACATCCTGCGGCTCACCTCGCAGGTGCTGGTGCTGAGCCTGCTGTTGGAGACGGGCCGCTCGTTCAACCTGGTGCTGGTGAACGCGCTGCGCGCAGCGGGGGACGCGACCTTCCCGGTCATCATGGCGATGATCTCCATGGTCTGCATGAGCCTGCCGCTGGGCTACTTCCTGGTGTTCCATCTGCAGCTGGGACTCGCGGGCGTGTGGCTCGCGGTGGCCGCGGACGAGTGGACGCGCGGGCTGGCCATGTGGATGCGCTGGCGCAGCCGCGCGTGGGAGCGCCAGTCGCTGGTGTCTCCGGCAGAGGCGCCGGTGGTGCTGGCGCACTAGAGGGCATTGCGTCGACACGTTATCGACGGAGGCGAGCTGGGCCGCGGCCGGGATGTGCTGCGCATCCTGAAGCAGCTGGGTGTCACGAAGCGGGGCGCCCCCGTGTGTACCCACCCGGACGGCGCCCCCCTGAAGCCCACCGCCGCGTTCATCTCCTCGGGGAACCACAACCACGCCCCCGCCAGTCGCTGCTGGGCGTCCTCTCCGGCTCGAAGCCGCTGCAGCGCTTCCATGTCCCCCCTTGCGAGCCGGACCGGACGGGCTTCGTGGGGCGCAGCGGCGCGAAGTCCAAGGGCTTCACCGCCAGCGACCGGCCCCCGGGGTGCTGGGCCACGTCGTCCTCTACACCAGCGACACGCTCACCCGGCAACACGACGGCACGGGAGTCACCTTCCGCGTGGCGCCCCCTCGGATCCGGGAACGGGTTTCGCTTGGAAGCGGTACGCGCACGTCTGTGAGGGTGACCCTGTTCCTCCCATCCAGGCCCTGCGGAACACCACGCCCACCTACAGCTTCGCGGACCTGGTGAGCGACTCGCGGTCTCCGGACTTCAACATGCCCGGCAGCCCCATCCGGGACTTCATCATCAAGGACACCCATTCCAAGAAGCGCAAGAACAGCGGCACCACCGCGTCCAGCCCCACGCGCGTCTACGTCCACCCCAATGACATCCAGCGCATGGCGCGATGCGTGGGGTGCAACAAGGCCGCGGGGAAGGCGGCGAAGTCCCTGGCCACCTGCGGCGGCGACCTGGACCGGGACGTGTGCCCAGGTGCAAGGACCAGGAGGACGACGAGGCCCCCTGCGACGACGACCTCGTCTCCGACTGAAGCCACGCGCATTCCCCGTCAGGAAGCGCGCCAGCCGCAGCCCTTGCTCCCGCGCCCGCCCTGCACGCCTGCACGGGGCGGCCGAGCTCGCCATCTCGTGCGCCGCTTCCCTTGGACGTGCGGCATCCCACTTTTGGTGGGCCGCGTGACGGCGCAAACCGGGAGAGGCTCATGCTCGCAGTCGTCTACAAGCAGAACAGCCAGGTGAAGGTGGAGGAGGTCGAGGATCCCAAGGTGGAGGCGCCTACGGACTGCATCATCCGCGTCACCTCCGCGGGCATCTGTGGCAGCGACCTGCACATGTACGAGGGCCGCACCGCCTCCAAGCCAGGGCAGGTGTTCGGCCACGAAAACATGGGCGTCGTGGAGCAGGTGGGCGCGGGCGTCAGGAGCATCAAGAAGGGAGACCGCGTGGTGCTGCCCTTCAACATCGCCTGCGGTACCTGCTTCGACTGCGTGCGGGGCCGCACGGAGGCCTGCCTCGTCGCCAACCCAGAGGCACCGCACGCCGGCTACGGCTACGCGGGAATGGGCCCGTACCGGGGTGGACAGGCGGAGCTGCTCCGGGTGCCCTGGGCGGACTTCAACTGCCTGAAGCTGCCCGGGCAGCCGGGTGACGACCTGGAGGATGACTTCCTGCTGCTGTCGGACGTGTTCCCGACCGCCTACCATGGCACCGAGCTCGCGAACGTGCGACCGGGCGCCACGGTGGCCGTGTTCGGCGCGGGCCCGGTGGGCCTGCTCGCCGGGTACTGCGCGCTGCTGCGCGGCGCCTCGGAGGTCTACGTCGTGGACAGCGTCCCCGAGCGCCTGGCCAAGGTGAAGGAGATGGGCGCCATCCCCATCGACTTCACGAAGGGCGACCCGGTGAAGCAGATCATGGACCTGCGCCGCAAGAACCCGCTCATCATGGGCGCGCTGCGCCCCGGTGAGGAGAAGGCCATGGGCGTGATGTGCGGCATCGACGCCGTGGGCTACCAGTCGCGGGACATCAAGACCGCGGACGCGCACGGTGGCCGGGAGAAGCCCACCCAGGTGCTGGAGCAGCTGGTGGAGCTGGTGAACCCCACGGGCTCCATTGGCGTCGTGGGCGTCTACATGGCTCCGGATCCGGGCGCTCCAGACGAAAACGCCAGGCAGGGCATCTACCCACTGCCGTGGGCCAAGGTGTTCGACAAGGGCATCACCGTGGGCACCGGCCAGACGCCGGTGAAGCGCTACAACCACTTCCTGCGCGACCTCATCATCGCGGGCCGCGCCCGGCCGAGCATGATCGTCAGTCACCGCCTGCCGCTGCAGGACGCGCCGGACGCCTACCAGAAGTTCGACGCGCGCAAGGATGGCTACACCAAGGTCATCCTCAAGCCCCAGCTGAGCCCCAAGGCCCGCGCCTAGGCACAAGGCCCTGTCCCGGGTCCCAGGGTGTGCCCCCTGGGACTGCGGCGGTATATGGTTTGACGGTGGACGTCCTCGACAAACCCTCGACCGTGCTGGTGGTCGAGAGCTACGACGACCTGCGCGAGGCGCTGGTGGCCCTCCTCGTGCTGGAGGGCTACACCGTGTTGTCCGTCGCCACGGCCACGCAGGCCCTGGACGTGCTGTCCCACCTCCCCCGGATTCCCTCCCTGGTGCTGTTCAGCCTGTTGCTGCGCAACCCGGAGGACCAGCGCTTCCTCACCCGGCTGCGCAACCTGGACCTCACCTCCAAGCTGCCTGTGCTGGCGCTCACCGCGGACCCAGACCTCCAGGCGGCCCCGCCCGGGACGGTGGGCCTCCTGGGCAAGCCGGTGCGCACGGAGGTGCTCCTGGCCGCCGTGGACCGCTACCGGACGCGGCCTGACGGTTCACGCCGTGGGCGGATATAGGTACGGATAGACCGCAACTCCGGGCGGCAAGGGTCGATAATCCATCAAACGTCCACCGTCTCCGGTGGTTCGAGGGGGAGACCCAACATGTCCAGAATCGGCGAGTCGCCTGGCGGTGTCACCGCGGCACGAGTGCAGCAGACGCAGACCCCGGCGGTCCGCCCGCCTCCTCCGCCGCCGGCCCCGGTCGCCGCGCGGCGCCCGTCCGACACCTTCGAGTCCGGACATGCCGCCCGCCGAGGGGGCCCCGCGCTGGGAGCGCCGGCGCCCACGGCCACGCCCACGCCCACGCCGGTGGGAACGGCTGGCACGGCGGTGCAGACGAACGGCGGCACGGTGGCGGACTACCAGGTGGGTCCTCCCCGGCGTCCGGACATCCACCACGACAACGGCTTCCTGCAGAACCCCAACGACCCCAACGACCCCACCCCCATCCCCACGGAGAGCCCGGGCCTGGGTGACTACGCGGCGCGCGCCGAGTGGGAGTTGAAGCTCAACGCCGCGCGCGCCGTCCAGGGCATCCCGGGTGTACCGCACAACAACATCCCGGACGGCCTGGACACGTACGACCACTTCCTGCACGGCAACGGGGCGGACCGGCACTTCGACTACGAGCGCTTCGTGAGCACGGACCCCGCTGGCCAGGCGGTGCTCACCAACTCCACGCGCGACACGCAGCAGGCGGCGGAGGCGGCGTACAACCAGATGATCGCGCAGGACCCGTCGCTGGCCGGCAAGCCGGTGACGTTCCAGATCACCGGTTCGCAGATTGGCGTGGGCTCGAGCGAGCAGTTCCCGTACCCGGAGACGGAGAACTGGCAGAAGGCGATTGGCGGCCACTCCATCTGGAACAGCGCGACGGTGACGGTGTATCCGCCGGAGACACCGGGCGGGAAGCCCCGCTTCGAGATGGACATGACGCTCCACGCGGAGGACCGCTACAACTTCAATCCGGGCCAGCAGGACATCAACACCGGCACGCCGGACGCGGCCAACGGCCGGCTGGAGCGCACGGGCCTGGGGCACCAGTACACCAACTACGGCACGCTGCAGCGGCACGTGACGTGGAACCAGGGGAGCCCCGAGAATGCGACGTCGCGTCCCATCGGTGGCCGTTAGGCGCACGCTGGCTACCACCCTGCTCGCGGGGTGTGTTTCGCTGGCATGTGACAAGCCCTCAGGGGGGAGTGCATCCATGACGACAGAGACGGCCGCGCCGGCGGCGAAGACGGGAACGGACCTGGAGACGCTGGAGAAGACGGTGACGCTGCCGCGCCGCCCACAGGCGGTGCAGTGGCGCCAGTCGCCGCGAGGCATCCAGGGAGGGCTGGGCCCCACGGACACACAGTTCCTCGCGGTGCTGGAGTACCCGGAGGCGGAGGGCCAGGCGCTCCAGGCCACGCTGAAGCCCACGCGGCTGACGGTGAAGGTGGATGACGGCGGGTGGCTGCCAGTGGCCACTCGCGAGGCACTGAAGGGAGCCACCGCCTACGACGCGGCGCCCTTCTTCAAGGGGTCGCTGCGCCAGGGCACCGTGTTTCAGTTGCCCCAGTCGAGCACCTTCGTCCTGGTGCTCTTCAGCGCCTGAGCAGGCCGCCAGCCATCCCCAGCCCTTTCGAGCGCGAAAGCAAAGCACGGAAGGACGCGAAGGTCAGTGATGCACGCGCCCCCCTGCATAGGGAGGGCGCACCCAGCATCCGGAGCGATCCAGGACACAGCGCCCCGCACCACTCACGGGGCCGGGGCGCCCAGGGACTGGGCAACAAAGAGCAAGAGGTGCGCGACCCACCGGCCCAAGCGCCCCCATGTGCCGCAAAACAGTCCATCCTCCCGGGGCTTCACCCCAGGGACGTGTCGGCGAGAGTCGACAGGAGGAACCTCGGATGCGAGGCCCGCCTCCAAGGGTGAATTCCTCCAACTGGTCCGCGCTCCCGAAGCTGAGCCCAGCACGGACTCCCGTCCGGAGGACAAATCCCCGGCATCACTGGATTCGAGCCCCAGCGAAGAAGGGAGCCGCTGCCCCTCAGC
This genomic interval carries:
- a CDS encoding response regulator — protein: MKTVLVVDDEQDIAEAIQAILEEEQLRVVICGNGREALARLQEEKPDLAIIDVMMPVMNGYETIDAIRQRGGHPFPILVMSAIQPPKAKAEEQQWAGFLKKPFSLRDLVDAVTRLTTS
- a CDS encoding two-component system response regulator gives rise to the protein MDVLDKPSTVLVVESYDDLREALVALLVLEGYTVLSVATATQALDVLSHLPRIPSLVLFSLLLRNPEDQRFLTRLRNLDLTSKLPVLALTADPDLQAAPPGTVGLLGKPVRTEVLLAAVDRYRTRPDGSRRGRI
- a CDS encoding glutathione-independent formaldehyde dehydrogenase; protein product: MLAVVYKQNSQVKVEEVEDPKVEAPTDCIIRVTSAGICGSDLHMYEGRTASKPGQVFGHENMGVVEQVGAGVRSIKKGDRVVLPFNIACGTCFDCVRGRTEACLVANPEAPHAGYGYAGMGPYRGGQAELLRVPWADFNCLKLPGQPGDDLEDDFLLLSDVFPTAYHGTELANVRPGATVAVFGAGPVGLLAGYCALLRGASEVYVVDSVPERLAKVKEMGAIPIDFTKGDPVKQIMDLRRKNPLIMGALRPGEEKAMGVMCGIDAVGYQSRDIKTADAHGGREKPTQVLEQLVELVNPTGSIGVVGVYMAPDPGAPDENARQGIYPLPWAKVFDKGITVGTGQTPVKRYNHFLRDLIIAGRARPSMIVSHRLPLQDAPDAYQKFDARKDGYTKVILKPQLSPKARA
- a CDS encoding MATE family efflux transporter: MHTEVETTPAREPGLFRLTWPIFFEIFLFMLMGTADTLMLSGVSDAAVSAVGVVNQYVFICILVMEVVSHGASIVVSQYLGAKRNAEAARIAAQAITMNFLLGLTVSGGLLLSADAILGRMNLEPGTLAYASTYWHIAGGFLFLQALINVFSSLIRTYGFTRQSMYVAMGMNVVHVMGNWVLIFGHFGFRAHGVAGAAMSTVFSRAVAVGVFGWMLWRVMDVKMQPTHFVALTREYVRKILRVGVPSAVEQMTYHACQTVFLYYVTYLGPVALASRQYANAMSQYVFLCSLAIGMGTSILVGRLVGAKRSQDAYARVLKSLKWSIGITVAVDVTAILLREPLIRVFTQDVDILRLTSQVLVLSLLLETGRSFNLVLVNALRAAGDATFPVIMAMISMVCMSLPLGYFLVFHLQLGLAGVWLAVAADEWTRGLAMWMRWRSRAWERQSLVSPAEAPVVLAH